From a single Ananas comosus cultivar F153 unplaced genomic scaffold, ASM154086v1, whole genome shotgun sequence genomic region:
- the LOC109705575 gene encoding 60S ribosomal protein L17-like, with protein MVKYSREPANPTKSAKAMGQDLRVHFKNTRETAHAIRKLPLAKAKRYLEDVVAHKQAIPFRRFCRGVGRTAQAKARHSNGQGRWPVKSCRFILDLLKNAESNAEVKGLDVDTLYVSHIQVNQAQKQRRRTYRAHGRINPYMSSPCHIELILSEKEEPVKKEPETQIAPRKTKNT; from the exons ATG GTGAAGTACTCGAGGGAGCCCGCGAATCCCACCAAGT CCGCCAAGGCCATGGGCCAGGACTTGAGGGTTCACTTTAAG AATACCCGTGAGACAGCTCATGCAATCAGGAAGCTACCATTGGCAAAGGCTAAGAGGTACCTCGAGGACGTTGTTGCTCACAAGCAGGCCATTCCCTTCCGCAGGTTTTGCAGGGGTGTGGGCCGGACAGCACAAGCAAAGGCCCGCCACTCAAATGGGCAGGGTCGCTGGCCCGTCAAATCTTGCAGGTTCATTTTGGACCTGCTGAAGAATGCCGAAAGCAATGCAGAA GTTAAGGGTTTGGATGTCGATACTCTCTACGTATCACACATCCAGGTGAACCAAGCCCAAAAGCAGAGGCGTCGCACGTATCGTGCTCATGGACGAATCAACC CTTATATGTCATCTCCATGTCACATTGAGTTGATCTTGTCAGAGAAGGAAGAGCCGGTCAAGAAAGAG CCGGAGACCCAGATTGCACCCAGGAAGACCAAGAACACTTGA
- the LOC109705577 gene encoding uncharacterized protein LOC109705577 — protein sequence MKDLHQYLVSFLVGVVTTTACLLLFLSADLGRRSSTTLSPSAPKIASSVDPLNRTVFAFASKEANTTRKAHHTQKRRTPKSEDLPELLKRAAAGNNKTVLMTAVNEAWAAPNSLLDLFLERGDVEYDGK from the exons ATGAAGGACCTGCACCAGTACCTCGTCTCATTCCTCGTCGGGGTTGTGACGACGACGGCTTGTTTGTTGCTGTTCCTGTCGGCGGATTTAGGCCGAAGATCGTCGACCACTCTCTCGCCTTCGGCTCCGAAAATTGCTTCAAGTGTTGATCCTCTCAATAGAACAGTGTTTGCTTTTGCTAGCAAAGAGGCTAACACAACAAGGAAGGCACATCACACTCAAAAG CGAAGAACACCAAAATCTGAAGATCTACCAGAGCTACTAAAAAGAGCAGCTGCAGGCAACAACAAGACAGTCCTGATGACAGCAGTTAATGAAGCATGGGCTGCGCCAAACTCCCTCCTCGACCTCTTCCTCGAAA GGGGTGATGTTGAATATGATGGTAAATAA